Proteins encoded within one genomic window of Cytophagales bacterium:
- a CDS encoding TetR/AcrR family transcriptional regulator: MKRTTRNATRTRQEIIEKAAPVFNVHGLAGTSMQMLVEATGFQMGGIYRHFETKKALAKEVFQYSYDVLIQQNLDLLEEATDPREKLMHIVGAYESMVKMPKVKGGCPILNMSIEVDDTDREFRELVKANFSKIINVIISTLEQGKSTGAFQQNIEPSEVALFMASVLEGSIMIGKLTRDPMAVLSAFRQMKQYLKVCVLIRH, from the coding sequence ATGAAGCGCACCACCAGAAACGCTACTCGTACCAGACAAGAGATCATTGAAAAGGCTGCTCCGGTTTTCAATGTGCATGGTCTTGCGGGTACTTCTATGCAAATGTTGGTGGAGGCGACAGGTTTCCAAATGGGAGGGATCTACCGGCATTTCGAAACCAAGAAGGCGCTGGCCAAGGAGGTATTTCAATATAGTTATGATGTACTGATCCAGCAGAATCTGGATCTTCTTGAAGAGGCTACGGACCCAAGAGAAAAGCTTATGCACATTGTTGGGGCTTACGAATCCATGGTCAAGATGCCTAAGGTGAAAGGAGGCTGTCCGATCCTCAATATGTCCATAGAAGTGGATGATACAGATAGGGAATTCCGGGAATTGGTTAAGGCCAATTTCAGCAAAATCATCAATGTAATTATTTCCACGCTAGAACAGGGTAAAAGCACAGGAGCCTTTCAGCAAAACATTGAACCGAGTGAAGTGGCCTTATTCATGGCTTCAGTTTTAGAAGGATCCATCATGATCGGAAAACTGACCCGTGATCCAATGGCGGTACTCAGTGCTTTTCGCCAGATGAAACAGTATTTGAAGGTGTGTGTGTTGATCCGACATTAG
- a CDS encoding BF3164 family lipoprotein yields the protein MKSAILFTVATSLLFYGCSLKKFDNSIPGYNSVFMKEKPNITLEGIPIGPSDYFRDPDGIAVIQDTILLVTDGKTEDAIHFVNIRTQELIKTYGKIGEGPGELATHVVPMYLESQSNVIELLEPAKKRLATYSIDSLLNGSDSYFPSFAVGPPEIGSPLGMTRIDEENFVINANFPCSRLLKWNSSSDQLDCSPGVIPLDDIDLGQKSNLTYEVMAVRPDQKLIATAMYKYNRIDIYNLELQHQFAIVGDQNSNPFDYCKIINGKTNCEYQKMEKFSSAAIYASQDHIYVSRLVPLSRNPQNIYDHEVVLLVFDWEGNSVGRMSLGRFVFSFTVDEKNKKLYAIDDQLTKQMIIEYNLPDFKA from the coding sequence ATGAAATCAGCAATTTTATTTACCGTAGCAACGTCACTTCTTTTCTATGGTTGTAGCCTGAAAAAATTTGACAATAGCATTCCTGGTTATAATTCCGTATTCATGAAAGAAAAGCCCAATATCACTTTGGAGGGCATACCTATCGGACCCAGTGATTATTTCAGAGATCCCGATGGAATAGCGGTCATTCAGGATACTATTCTCCTGGTCACGGATGGCAAGACTGAAGATGCCATTCATTTTGTGAATATCCGCACCCAGGAATTGATCAAAACTTACGGTAAAATCGGAGAAGGCCCCGGAGAATTGGCCACCCATGTCGTCCCCATGTATCTGGAGTCGCAAAGCAATGTTATTGAATTGCTGGAACCTGCAAAAAAAAGACTGGCAACCTATTCTATCGATAGCCTATTAAATGGTTCTGATAGTTACTTTCCAAGTTTTGCGGTAGGTCCACCGGAAATAGGATCGCCTTTGGGCATGACCAGGATCGATGAGGAAAATTTTGTCATCAATGCCAATTTTCCATGTTCACGGCTCTTAAAGTGGAATTCGAGTTCCGACCAACTGGATTGTTCCCCTGGTGTTATTCCTCTGGATGACATTGATCTTGGTCAAAAAAGTAATTTGACCTATGAAGTCATGGCCGTTCGACCTGATCAAAAACTGATTGCCACGGCCATGTACAAATACAACCGAATTGACATCTATAACCTGGAACTCCAACATCAATTTGCCATCGTTGGTGACCAAAACTCAAACCCGTTTGACTATTGTAAAATCATCAATGGTAAAACCAACTGTGAGTATCAAAAAATGGAGAAGTTTTCCAGCGCTGCGATATATGCTTCTCAAGACCATATTTATGTATCCAGGCTGGTGCCGCTCAGTAGAAATCCACAAAATATTTATGATCACGAGGTGGTGTTACTTGTCTTCGACTGGGAAGGAAATTCCGTAGGACGTATGTCACTGGGCAGATTCGTTTTCTCATTCACCGTAGACGAAAAAAACAAGAAGTTATACGCCATTGATGATCAATTGACAAAGCAAATGATCATTGAATATAACCTACCAGATTTCAAAGCATGA
- a CDS encoding DUF3592 domain-containing protein, which translates to MNSAKKTHQSIKRNIRLVILIAVLMLLGVGAYWFQVWQHPAFQVALRAIDLSEELAVVSGNISRIGWMPSHDVTENGAEYWIKVFSEQGSDGHRRVWVYLEKDELENWVVDHFSVEFINERSGNDAMVVVSLISGLLFLLSFIICMIKYMARVRFLEAASFREVVGEVVNVDARLEKSTMPGQSNAGVLKSDFENRSTESTTMMYKPKVRFKTEQGEAVVLKHDFSSNKKYAIGDRVQVLYDANHPEKAELVDFFWFWPQFWFVIMIVFLVFVAGATALMTLL; encoded by the coding sequence ATGAATTCTGCCAAGAAAACCCATCAGTCGATCAAAAGAAATATCAGATTAGTGATCTTGATTGCTGTCCTCATGCTCTTAGGTGTTGGCGCTTATTGGTTTCAGGTCTGGCAGCATCCTGCGTTTCAGGTGGCGCTCAGGGCCATAGATCTGTCGGAAGAACTCGCCGTGGTGTCTGGGAATATTAGCCGTATAGGTTGGATGCCCAGTCATGATGTTACCGAGAATGGAGCCGAATACTGGATCAAGGTATTTAGTGAACAAGGATCAGATGGTCACCGAAGGGTTTGGGTTTATTTGGAAAAGGACGAATTGGAAAATTGGGTAGTTGACCACTTTTCAGTAGAATTCATCAATGAGCGGAGCGGAAATGATGCCATGGTAGTTGTATCCTTGATTTCCGGGTTGTTATTTCTGCTTTCTTTTATCATATGTATGATCAAGTACATGGCACGGGTTCGATTTTTGGAAGCCGCATCATTTCGGGAGGTTGTGGGTGAAGTAGTTAATGTAGACGCTAGATTAGAAAAATCTACGATGCCTGGCCAAAGTAATGCAGGGGTGTTGAAGTCTGATTTTGAAAACAGGAGTACGGAAAGTACTACGATGATGTACAAACCGAAGGTCCGTTTTAAGACGGAACAAGGAGAAGCAGTAGTCTTGAAGCATGACTTTAGTTCCAATAAAAAGTATGCCATTGGAGATCGTGTGCAAGTGCTGTATGATGCAAATCATCCGGAAAAGGCCGAGTTGGTAGATTTCTTTTGGTTTTGGCCTCAATTCTGGTTTGTAATTATGATCGTATTTCTGGTATTTGTTGCAGGAGCTACCGCGCTCATGACATTATTATAG
- a CDS encoding serine hydrolase yields the protein MNKRPLILLFFFLTIVLFYQWLAKPSLMIVTGYAAKNLCSCVFVSGTPEEIAKEVDLGFSFVGMTSKKLYWKNKYATASLFGLAKRKAIYRGTTLGCVLVNDLNEYTLKKQQYNYSSEYDDRMATWFEWTDTVDILGPEQEKQVQASIDKFFAENDPEKPKNTRGIVVLYKGQLIGEKYAEHVDVMTPLLGWSMTKSITSTMAGLMIRDGYFELNDRVPVPEWKGTNKEKITYKNLLQMSSGLEFEENYGGYSDANRMLWLSDTLGRVTISVPVEADPGEKWYYSSGTTNLLMHLMRGYFESDQDYYDYLRLQLFSKIGAPTFIIEPDGAGTLVGSSFGWASARDWARVGQLYLNNGYWDGESVIPESWVQFVQEDAKNAKDVYGGQFWLNSPHPELPEDTYYMGGFHGQRVIIIPSEELVVVRLGTTYDASILDFDGFVNEVIATIKN from the coding sequence ATGAATAAACGGCCCCTGATCCTCCTGTTCTTTTTCCTCACCATCGTACTTTTCTATCAATGGCTTGCCAAGCCTTCATTGATGATTGTCACAGGATATGCAGCCAAAAACCTGTGTTCTTGTGTGTTTGTATCCGGCACCCCGGAGGAAATTGCCAAAGAAGTGGACCTGGGATTTTCTTTTGTGGGCATGACCAGTAAAAAACTCTACTGGAAAAATAAATATGCCACTGCAAGCCTCTTCGGCCTGGCCAAGCGCAAAGCCATCTATCGAGGAACAACGCTGGGTTGTGTGCTGGTAAATGACCTGAATGAATACACCCTGAAAAAACAGCAGTATAACTACTCCTCGGAATACGATGATCGAATGGCCACCTGGTTTGAATGGACCGATACGGTAGATATCCTTGGCCCGGAACAGGAAAAACAAGTGCAAGCCAGTATTGACAAGTTCTTTGCAGAAAATGACCCAGAAAAGCCTAAAAACACCAGAGGGATTGTTGTCTTGTACAAAGGCCAGTTGATCGGCGAAAAATACGCGGAACATGTGGATGTCATGACCCCATTACTGGGTTGGAGCATGACCAAAAGCATCACCAGCACCATGGCTGGATTAATGATCCGGGATGGATATTTCGAACTCAATGATCGCGTACCTGTACCGGAGTGGAAGGGTACCAATAAAGAAAAGATCACTTATAAAAACCTACTACAAATGAGCAGTGGCCTGGAGTTCGAGGAAAATTACGGAGGTTATTCCGATGCTAACCGGATGCTCTGGTTGAGTGACACTTTGGGTAGGGTGACAATTTCAGTTCCTGTAGAAGCCGATCCGGGCGAAAAATGGTATTATTCTTCCGGAACCACTAACCTGCTCATGCACCTGATGCGCGGCTATTTTGAAAGTGATCAGGATTACTATGACTACCTCCGCTTACAACTCTTCTCCAAGATCGGTGCTCCCACTTTTATCATTGAGCCCGATGGGGCAGGTACACTTGTAGGTTCATCGTTTGGTTGGGCTAGTGCTAGAGACTGGGCGCGTGTAGGTCAACTTTATTTGAACAATGGCTACTGGGACGGAGAAAGCGTGATCCCTGAGTCCTGGGTGCAGTTCGTACAAGAAGACGCCAAGAATGCTAAAGACGTGTATGGTGGCCAATTCTGGCTCAACAGCCCCCACCCCGAACTACCAGAAGACACCTATTATATGGGTGGCTTCCACGGCCAAAGAGTGATCATCATTCCCTCTGAGGAATTGGTGGTCGTAAGACTAGGAACCACTTATGATGCCTCTATCCTGGATTTCGATGGGTTTGTGAATGAGGTGATTGCTACGATAAAAAACTGA
- a CDS encoding molybdopterin-dependent oxidoreductase → MTQETTHKTACILCNQNCGIEIQKDEAGNFVSVIGDKDHPVSEGYLCQKATRLNYYQKQERLTSPMRKNASGDFEAISWDVAIQEIAEKLVQIRDTHGGKSIAYAGGGGQGNHLGGVYGATLRAACDTPYIYAALAQEKTGNFWVNGHLFGRQNTNYCEAVGEADYVLIIGANPLQSHGIPKARPTINEVARNPEKTLVVIDPRKTETARKADLFLQVLPGKDAYLMSALVGYIIQNRLEDKAFIENHTVGFEAIKPHFEAIPVTEYAQISGVDEALIIQVAKGITSAKTFAMRSDLGIEQSHNSTLNAYLARLIFLVTGHFGREGTNCLHNFLFPLIGHSKEPEAGGVTTQVTGMKGIGKLFPPNILPQEILTDDPKRLRALIVDSANPVATYADTHAQRKAIESLELSVVIDVAMTETAQAAQYVLPAQNQFEKMEATFFNLEFPNNFFHLRHPIEKPLEGTLDEPEIYRRLVVAMGEVPNSFPLLGAIAKLDRKVPALKLFPVALAMSMALNPKWRQQQLLVLTETLGKALPFKYAKSAAFIWFASHLFAKKYTRQVQRAGFKGNGPALGEALFNRILNSKSGTIISKHTYEESWELVRHKDKKIHLEIPEMLNWMAELPRQAEIKDDFTFNLLAGERRAYNANALFRNPDWRKKDTEGALKIHPEDAAEQGIEDGDWVRCYSKTGEVVIKTWVTDEMPRKMLSMPHGYGFSYPGHDVKTTGALVNNLTSMEDCDPLAKTPYHKNVRVNLEKVAIEELAAIA, encoded by the coding sequence ATGACCCAGGAAACCACCCACAAAACCGCTTGTATTCTTTGCAACCAGAATTGCGGCATTGAAATACAAAAAGATGAAGCCGGAAATTTCGTTTCGGTCATCGGCGACAAAGATCACCCCGTTTCTGAGGGTTACTTGTGTCAGAAAGCTACCCGACTGAATTATTACCAAAAGCAAGAACGGCTGACCAGTCCTATGCGTAAAAATGCTTCTGGTGATTTTGAAGCGATAAGCTGGGATGTAGCCATCCAGGAGATCGCCGAAAAACTGGTTCAAATTCGTGATACACACGGAGGTAAATCCATTGCATATGCAGGGGGTGGTGGACAGGGCAACCACCTGGGTGGTGTGTATGGCGCGACCTTACGAGCTGCTTGTGACACACCCTATATCTATGCGGCATTGGCACAGGAAAAAACTGGTAATTTCTGGGTAAACGGACATTTGTTCGGGAGACAAAACACCAATTATTGTGAAGCGGTGGGCGAAGCGGATTATGTACTGATCATCGGCGCCAATCCGCTGCAATCGCATGGTATTCCAAAAGCTCGCCCTACCATCAATGAAGTTGCTCGGAATCCAGAGAAAACACTGGTGGTGATTGATCCGCGAAAAACGGAAACTGCCAGGAAAGCAGACTTGTTCTTACAAGTCCTTCCCGGAAAAGATGCTTATCTGATGTCCGCGCTGGTGGGCTACATCATCCAAAATAGATTGGAAGACAAAGCATTTATTGAAAATCATACGGTTGGATTTGAAGCAATCAAGCCTCACTTTGAAGCCATTCCTGTAACCGAATATGCGCAAATAAGCGGTGTAGATGAAGCGCTGATCATACAGGTAGCAAAAGGCATTACGAGTGCAAAAACCTTTGCCATGCGCTCTGACCTGGGCATTGAACAAAGTCACAACAGCACCTTGAATGCTTATTTGGCACGATTGATCTTTCTGGTTACCGGGCATTTTGGTAGAGAAGGCACCAATTGTCTGCACAACTTTCTGTTCCCACTCATCGGGCATTCGAAAGAACCGGAAGCCGGCGGCGTAACCACGCAGGTTACTGGCATGAAAGGCATTGGCAAACTGTTCCCTCCCAATATCCTTCCTCAAGAGATTTTAACAGACGATCCAAAGCGCCTGCGGGCATTGATCGTAGATTCCGCTAACCCGGTGGCCACATACGCCGACACGCATGCGCAACGTAAAGCCATCGAAAGTCTCGAATTATCCGTCGTGATCGACGTAGCGATGACCGAAACGGCACAGGCCGCTCAATATGTGCTTCCTGCTCAAAATCAATTTGAGAAAATGGAAGCCACTTTCTTCAATTTAGAGTTTCCTAATAATTTCTTCCACCTAAGACATCCCATTGAAAAGCCATTAGAAGGCACCCTGGATGAACCCGAAATCTACCGAAGACTGGTAGTGGCGATGGGTGAAGTCCCGAATTCCTTTCCTCTGCTTGGAGCGATTGCCAAACTTGATCGTAAGGTTCCGGCTTTGAAACTTTTCCCAGTTGCATTAGCCATGAGCATGGCCCTGAATCCTAAATGGAGACAGCAACAATTATTGGTATTAACAGAAACGCTAGGCAAGGCCTTGCCTTTCAAATATGCTAAATCCGCAGCCTTCATCTGGTTTGCTTCGCACCTATTCGCTAAGAAATATACGAGACAGGTGCAACGTGCCGGATTTAAAGGAAATGGACCTGCGCTAGGTGAAGCCTTGTTCAATCGCATTTTGAACAGCAAATCAGGAACCATCATCAGTAAACACACCTATGAAGAAAGCTGGGAGTTGGTTCGTCATAAAGACAAGAAAATCCACCTGGAGATCCCGGAAATGCTGAATTGGATGGCTGAGCTACCCAGGCAAGCTGAAATCAAAGATGATTTCACATTCAATCTACTGGCAGGAGAACGACGCGCCTACAACGCCAATGCATTATTTCGTAACCCGGACTGGAGAAAGAAGGATACAGAAGGTGCGTTAAAAATCCATCCGGAAGATGCCGCGGAGCAGGGGATCGAAGATGGTGACTGGGTACGGTGCTACTCGAAAACCGGGGAAGTGGTGATCAAAACATGGGTAACGGATGAAATGCCGAGAAAGATGCTTTCCATGCCACATGGATATGGGTTCTCTTATCCGGGACATGATGTAAAAACTACAGGCGCTTTAGTGAACAATCTCACTTCGATGGAGGATTGTGATCCACTGGCCAAGACACCTTACCACAAGAATGTGCGTGTGAACCTGGAGAAAGTAGCGATTGAAGAATTGGCGGCAATCGCCTGA
- a CDS encoding DUF4178 domain-containing protein has protein sequence MTVLPVGSFFRVKHPDYPQFDREFKIIARNHYYSEGEIWYEYEFLFGEKELFLEVEEDCFYFSLKQIKPREVGLRSFWFKPPNQLAYGGKTFPMVEKGKAKFFEGEDKIAELFEYYDYRNEREHITVEHWEDGDLEIFLSLKLSIEHLNY, from the coding sequence ATGACTGTATTACCTGTGGGGTCATTTTTCCGGGTTAAACACCCTGACTATCCCCAATTTGATAGAGAATTTAAAATTATTGCCAGGAATCACTACTATTCGGAAGGCGAGATCTGGTATGAATATGAATTTCTTTTCGGGGAAAAGGAATTGTTTCTGGAGGTGGAAGAAGATTGTTTTTATTTCTCACTTAAGCAGATAAAACCCAGGGAAGTAGGACTTAGGTCGTTTTGGTTTAAACCCCCAAATCAATTAGCATATGGAGGTAAAACTTTCCCCATGGTCGAAAAAGGAAAGGCTAAATTCTTCGAAGGTGAAGATAAGATAGCTGAACTGTTTGAATACTATGATTACAGAAATGAACGGGAACACATCACTGTGGAGCACTGGGAAGATGGAGATCTGGAAATATTCCTTTCATTAAAACTGTCCATTGAACACCTAAACTATTGA
- a CDS encoding DUF350 domain-containing protein: protein MEDLPVYLQDVITIISYILVFVIIILIAKWVKELISKFDTVKELVINDNPAFNVSYAGYMLSVSIVFIGALVGPESDLLTDLGIVFGFAVMGVILLNISVILNDKFLLHKFSNTHEIVEKQNVGVGVVQFASYLASALIIAGSIVGEGKDLWFTLILFLLGQISLIGLSLCFNAITPYSIHKQLENLNLSAGISFAGKLIGSGIILLKGAMTVFTSWWAHIQFFLLCILIALMVQPLIQFFLDKVIIPESRIIHEIKEDRNMGVAFLEMVFYISFALLILFLL from the coding sequence ATGGAAGATTTGCCTGTTTACCTACAGGACGTGATCACAATTATTAGTTACATCCTGGTATTTGTGATCATTATATTAATTGCAAAATGGGTCAAGGAACTCATTTCCAAATTTGATACGGTGAAAGAACTGGTCATCAACGATAATCCCGCTTTCAATGTCAGCTATGCAGGTTACATGCTTTCAGTATCCATCGTATTTATTGGAGCACTTGTAGGACCTGAAAGTGACTTACTCACGGACCTGGGAATCGTATTTGGTTTTGCTGTAATGGGCGTGATCCTGTTGAATATCTCGGTAATACTGAACGATAAATTCCTATTGCACAAGTTTTCAAATACACATGAAATTGTTGAAAAGCAAAATGTTGGTGTGGGGGTTGTCCAATTCGCCTCTTATCTGGCATCTGCATTGATTATTGCAGGGAGTATTGTGGGAGAAGGTAAAGACCTTTGGTTTACCTTGATCTTATTTCTGTTGGGACAAATAAGCCTGATAGGTCTTAGTCTTTGCTTCAATGCAATCACCCCGTATTCCATTCATAAGCAATTGGAGAATCTCAATTTATCAGCAGGGATTTCCTTTGCGGGAAAGCTGATCGGTTCAGGAATTATTTTATTGAAAGGGGCCATGACTGTCTTTACCAGTTGGTGGGCCCACATTCAGTTTTTTCTCTTATGCATCCTTATTGCTTTGATGGTACAACCGTTGATTCAATTCTTTTTGGATAAGGTGATCATCCCTGAATCGAGAATCATACATGAGATCAAGGAAGATAGAAATATGGGTGTTGCGTTTTTGGAGATGGTCTTCTACATCAGTTTTGCTTTACTAATTCTATTCCTACTTTGA
- a CDS encoding polyamine aminopropyltransferase, which translates to MEAPKKESRLTAGSAQFERKVLLLSIFVAGLCSIIYELLIGTTSTYFLGDSVKHFSITVGIYMAAMGLGSYLSRFMKQHLVANFILVEIILAFCGGVSVPVLYLLFSWDVGYMAGMIFCIFIIGVLTGFEIPLLSRILSDEVALRENLSNVLSLDYIGALIATLCFPFLILPFVGLFKTSLIFGLINLGIGVINIRFLKDRIQSQYRRLLRMGLWLTGVFIALILLFSNALLAKWEQGLYTDRIIDVRQTPYQRIVLTKRKNDVRLYLEGNLQFSSLDEYRYHEVLVHGPMSLSGPVGNVLILGGGDGLAARELLKYKSVQRVTIVDLDPEVQKIANENPHIRSINEGSLEDSRVNVMNEDAFQFMRSRPEMYDLIIADLPDPNNVSLSRMYSKEFYNWVHSSLKSGGIFVTQASSPLFSSSAFWSIEQTLRATKFVHTYPLHAYVPSFGDWGFVMASDRQLDIANPDLISDLKFLDKGQFASLFTFSTDHKNAKSEVNTIDRPILSKLYHEGWKQWK; encoded by the coding sequence GTGGAGGCCCCAAAGAAGGAAAGTAGACTTACTGCAGGCAGCGCACAATTCGAGCGGAAAGTACTCCTCCTCTCAATATTCGTTGCGGGTCTTTGTTCGATCATCTATGAGTTATTGATCGGTACCACGTCCACCTATTTTCTGGGTGATAGCGTCAAACACTTCTCCATTACCGTGGGTATTTACATGGCGGCAATGGGGCTTGGTTCCTACCTGTCGCGGTTCATGAAGCAACATCTGGTCGCCAATTTTATATTGGTAGAGATCATATTGGCTTTTTGTGGTGGTGTGAGTGTGCCAGTACTGTATTTATTGTTTTCCTGGGATGTGGGATACATGGCAGGAATGATCTTCTGCATTTTTATCATTGGTGTACTCACAGGTTTCGAAATTCCTTTGTTGTCTCGCATCCTCAGTGATGAGGTAGCCTTGCGTGAAAATTTATCTAACGTACTTTCACTGGATTACATTGGGGCATTGATCGCCACCCTGTGCTTTCCTTTTCTCATATTGCCTTTTGTTGGATTGTTTAAGACCAGTCTCATCTTCGGATTGATCAATTTAGGAATTGGGGTTATCAATATCCGATTTCTGAAAGATCGTATTCAAAGTCAGTACCGCAGGTTGCTCCGAATGGGGTTGTGGCTCACTGGGGTATTCATTGCGCTGATCCTACTCTTCTCCAATGCGCTGTTAGCCAAATGGGAGCAAGGCCTTTATACTGACAGGATCATTGATGTCAGACAAACTCCCTATCAACGGATCGTTTTGACAAAACGAAAAAATGATGTCCGATTGTACCTGGAAGGCAATCTTCAGTTTTCGTCCCTGGATGAATACCGATATCACGAGGTATTGGTGCATGGTCCCATGTCACTTTCGGGCCCTGTTGGGAATGTACTTATTCTGGGAGGTGGTGATGGGCTTGCAGCTCGGGAATTATTAAAATACAAATCTGTGCAGCGCGTTACCATCGTGGATCTGGATCCTGAGGTGCAGAAAATAGCAAATGAAAATCCTCACATCAGAAGTATTAATGAAGGTAGTCTGGAGGATTCAAGGGTTAATGTGATGAACGAAGATGCATTTCAATTCATGAGAAGTAGACCGGAAATGTATGATTTGATTATCGCTGACTTACCAGACCCCAATAATGTTAGTCTCTCCAGGATGTACAGCAAGGAGTTTTACAATTGGGTGCACAGTTCCCTCAAATCAGGAGGTATTTTTGTGACACAGGCCAGTAGTCCGTTGTTTTCTTCCAGCGCATTCTGGTCCATCGAGCAAACGTTGAGAGCCACGAAGTTTGTCCATACCTACCCGCTTCATGCCTATGTTCCCTCATTTGGAGATTGGGGATTTGTCATGGCCTCCGATCGTCAGTTGGATATTGCCAACCCAGACCTCATATCTGATTTGAAGTTTTTGGATAAGGGGCAATTTGCCTCCTTGTTCACTTTTTCTACCGACCATAAAAACGCAAAGTCCGAAGTGAATACCATCGATCGTCCCATCCTCAGTAAGCTATATCATGAGGGTTGGAAACAGTGGAAGTAA
- a CDS encoding metallophosphoesterase family protein yields MNRKILIGDIHGCVRTFLELLRRLDLELSDQLILLGDYVDRGLYSKEVLDEVMALQNAPYEVIALRGNHEQMLISNYFAEKQRGWFTMADPELLESFQIKDLKSIDDHYIDWCCSLPFYYQSEDLIAVHAGLSFRHENPLADDHDLMWIRDWYHTINKDWLAGRSIVHGHTPRTKSEIATQFQSFDQLQVMNIDSGAFLSAQKEHGLGYLCAFDFTNRELIYQENIELDNQY; encoded by the coding sequence ATGAATCGAAAGATCCTCATCGGAGATATTCACGGTTGTGTACGGACATTTCTCGAGTTGTTGCGCAGATTAGACCTGGAGCTGTCCGATCAACTGATCTTATTAGGAGATTATGTGGATCGGGGTTTGTATTCTAAAGAGGTCTTAGATGAGGTCATGGCCTTGCAAAATGCACCGTACGAGGTAATTGCCTTACGTGGGAATCATGAGCAAATGCTGATCAGTAACTACTTCGCTGAGAAGCAAAGAGGTTGGTTCACCATGGCCGATCCTGAATTATTGGAGAGTTTTCAAATCAAGGACCTCAAAAGTATAGATGACCACTATATTGACTGGTGTTGTTCATTGCCCTTTTACTATCAAAGTGAGGATTTGATCGCCGTTCACGCAGGATTGTCATTCCGACATGAAAACCCTTTAGCGGATGACCATGATCTGATGTGGATCAGGGATTGGTATCACACGATTAACAAGGATTGGCTTGCAGGGCGTTCGATCGTTCATGGTCATACACCCAGGACCAAATCTGAGATCGCAACACAATTCCAGTCCTTTGACCAACTTCAGGTTATGAACATTGATTCGGGTGCCTTTTTATCGGCACAAAAAGAACATGGACTCGGGTATTTATGTGCTTTCGATTTCACCAATAGGGAACTGATCTATCAGGAGAATATTGAATTGGACAATCAATACTAA
- a CDS encoding tetratricopeptide repeat protein, producing the protein MKKILVLLLLWGPCYSYAQSTAEAKKLYQANKLEEAKEVLLALDDSDKDVPYFLGRIAFDQREFKKSVSYFEDLSDDYPNVADYHYWYGNALGRQAQESSVFRQGLLAPKIKNAYEKAVALDPKNIDAHLSLIEFYTLAPGIMGGSWEKAEETAEVIKSIDPAQGHTAMATVWIRQEEYDKAEKEYQQAMQLNSQYAFTLGYFYQGRKSFDKAFDLFQKVYAEDTTKIGALYQIGRTSAFSGTNSELGIASLENYLSKELPPNFPSPSAAWMRMAMIYEKKGDDQKAVELYTKSLALDENMEESKKGLERLR; encoded by the coding sequence ATGAAAAAAATACTCGTACTGCTCCTGCTTTGGGGGCCATGCTATTCTTACGCGCAAAGCACAGCCGAAGCCAAAAAACTCTACCAGGCCAATAAACTCGAAGAAGCAAAGGAAGTCCTTCTTGCTCTGGATGATTCTGATAAGGACGTACCCTATTTCCTTGGCAGAATTGCGTTCGATCAACGTGAATTCAAAAAATCAGTAAGCTATTTTGAAGACCTGAGTGACGACTATCCGAATGTAGCGGACTATCACTACTGGTACGGCAATGCACTTGGCAGACAGGCGCAGGAGTCCAGTGTTTTTCGTCAAGGCTTGCTCGCTCCAAAAATCAAAAATGCCTATGAGAAGGCGGTAGCGCTGGACCCGAAAAACATTGATGCTCACCTTAGTCTAATCGAATTTTATACCCTGGCCCCAGGTATCATGGGCGGTAGCTGGGAAAAGGCGGAAGAAACCGCAGAAGTCATCAAATCCATCGATCCGGCGCAGGGACATACCGCCATGGCAACTGTTTGGATCAGACAAGAGGAATATGACAAAGCGGAGAAGGAATACCAGCAAGCCATGCAACTTAACAGCCAATACGCTTTTACTTTGGGGTACTTCTATCAGGGCCGAAAGTCATTTGACAAGGCGTTTGACCTGTTCCAAAAAGTTTATGCAGAAGACACTACTAAAATTGGTGCCTTGTATCAAATTGGCAGAACCAGTGCTTTTTCCGGGACCAATAGCGAGCTAGGTATAGCCAGCCTGGAAAATTATCTAAGCAAAGAATTACCTCCTAATTTCCCCTCACCATCTGCTGCCTGGATGCGTATGGCCATGATCTATGAGAAAAAAGGCGACGACCAAAAGGCGGTGGAATTGTACACCAAATCATTGGCGCTGGACGAAAACATGGAGGAATCCAAGAAGGGGTTGGAGCGGTTGAGGTGA